ATTGCTCGTACAGACAGCATCTGTGGCAGGTGTAGATCTTCATCAACCTTTGGACAAACTGCTGCAGGACAAGAGGTTTCGTCAATCTTTCATGGACTTTGCAGACAGGTTACTTTTTCTGTTTGTGTTTTTTGTTCCACCTGCACCATCAGAGTGGATATGTATAATACCTTATTGTCATTCTTCATTTGATAAACAGTTGTCTTGCTGGTGAGAGTGTTCATTTCTTTGAAGAAGTACATGAGCTGGGCAAGATACCTCTCGATGATCCTGTAAGAAGAATTTACATGGCAAGGCACATCATTGAGAATTACATTGTTACTGGTATGTTATTGTTCTGGTGTCGTCATCACCAGTTATTTTAGCAACTATGGTATTACAAACCAACCAtactttatattattttttattttgatgctgGAAAGTTAGAATGAGTAAATGAATAATGAGTGAATGGGGTCTAACTGCCCCCGGATTGTCATCCTTGCTTCCATCCAGAGTTCTCATGAACACTCTGCTTCTCTCACGAGTTTTGTGAACTCTATTTCGATGCTGGATTTTTGCCATAAGCTAACAGCTAAGATTATCCAATTTCATATGTCAGGTGCAGAAATGGAGATAAATATATCTCACAGGACCCGTCAGGAAATCCTAGGCACCCTGGATCTTGCTCACCCTGATCTCTTCAACCATGCAGTAAATGAGATGATGCAGTTGATGAAAATGGTaagtttatttataaataaattgttTGGTATTACTAGTTGTTACCACTTTCAGCAACTACAAGGTCACTAGTCTTTTGTTTTCCAAAGAATTTGTTGAAAGATTACTGGTCATCTATGAATTTTGTGAAGTTCAAAGAAGAAAATCCAAGACAACCTGACAGTTCTGAGCCTGCGGGGTGGGATCTCTCTCCAAGACTAAGTTGTGTGCGGTGCACTGACAATCCATTTAATCACGAACAATTGCATAAATGCCCCTCGGGGCGCAAATGTGATGTGTAACTTGAGGACATGCTTGCTTTTTTTATTGAACCTAGTATCATCTTAGCTTGCCCTCAAAATTGCTGTTAGTTTTGTTTATATGTAGTCTTCTGGTAAGAGATTGTGTTAATAGTTGAGAGGATGCTGATGCTGCCATTGTACAGACTCTA
This Phoenix dactylifera cultivar Barhee BC4 unplaced genomic scaffold, palm_55x_up_171113_PBpolish2nd_filt_p 001799F, whole genome shotgun sequence DNA region includes the following protein-coding sequences:
- the LOC120109095 gene encoding regulator of G-protein signaling 1-like; protein product: MKSMKDILWVQVVSRFLLLVTASVLVLVFFSMSVSQPLLSQISLRKRESTEFVTMGQALGIPGCGLLVQTASVAGVDLHQPLDKLLQDKRFRQSFMDFADSCLAGESVHFFEEVHELGKIPLDDPVRRIYMARHIIENYIVTGAEMEINISHRTRQEILGTLDLAHPDLFNHAVNEMMQLMKMNLLKDYWSSMNFVKFKEENPRQPDSSEPAGWDLSPRLSCVRCTDNPFNHEQLHKCPSGRKCDV